A stretch of Oncorhynchus mykiss isolate Arlee unplaced genomic scaffold, USDA_OmykA_1.1 un_scaffold_714, whole genome shotgun sequence DNA encodes these proteins:
- the LOC118962093 gene encoding aminoacyl tRNA synthase complex-interacting multifunctional protein 1-like, with translation MIMEYFKTQVLLLKDKELLQKTVREEKKLLVENAKLKKDISDLKILLTEKQQKKKAKAAAASKLTAPGSTAALYAPGPNPKPGPVRERDGRRRRGERKGRRERTNSESALEEEPRMDVSRLDLRIGRIVGVRYHPLAGALYVQEVDLGEPAPRTVVSALRHIPKEQLQGRLAVLLCNVRPCRVKGVVSTAMVLCGSAPNAHDNDNDDDAQVEFLEPPTNAVPGDRVTFYDYPGEPDRELSPREKVWEQILPDLQTDSRGVATYRGVGFEVRGKGLCRAPTLTNSSIK, from the exons ATGATCATGGAGTATTTCAAAACACAGGTCCTGCTGCTGAAGGACAAGGAAC TCTTGCAGAAAAcggtgagagaagagaagaagctGTTGGTTGAGAACGCTAAGCTAAAGAAAGACATCTCTGACCTGAAGATTCTACTCACTGAGAAACAACAGAAGAAGAAAg CCAAAGCAGCAGCCGCCTCCAAACTGACTGCCCCGGGGTCCACAGCTGCCCTCTATGCCCCAGGCCCCAACCCCAAACCTGGCCCCGTcagggaaagagatgggaggaggaggagaggagagaggaagg gaaggagggagagaacaaACTCTGAGTCTGCGTTAGAGGAGGAGCCTCGCATGGACGTGTCTCGCCTCGACCTGCGGATTGGTCGGATCGTTGGCGTCCGCTACCACCCATTGGCCGGGGCTCTGTATGTCCAGGAAGTGGATCTGGGAGAGCCCGCCCCCCGCACGGTGGTCAGCGCGCTACGACACATACCTAAGGAACAg ctTCAGGGTCGTCTGGCGGTGTTGCTGTGCAATGTGCGTCCCTGTCGGGTGAAAGGCGTGGTCTCCACGGCGATGGTTCTCTGTGGCTCCGCCCCTAATGCCCATGATAACGATAACGATGATGACGCCCAGGTGGAGTTTCTGGAGCCGCCCACTAACGCTGTACCTGGGGACAGGGTCACTTTCTACGATTATCCTG GGGAGCCAGACCGGGAGCTGAGCCCCAGAGAGAAGGTGTGGGAGCAGATCCTTCCTGATCTGCAGACGGACTCCAGGGGCGTGGCCACCTACAGGGGGGTGGGGTTTGAGGTGAGGGGGAAAGGCCTCTGTAGAGCCCCAACCCTCACCAACAGCAGtatcaaataa